A genome region from Chlorobaculum tepidum TLS includes the following:
- the pstA gene encoding phosphate ABC transporter permease PstA produces the protein MNLGTRKILDRSFTAVGIGSIIVMAMALLVVIVPIIWNGSGAIFFKGTIEHRKLLYNHFHRGDKAELDREIASTDKYRQKVYKMVADFQKELDAMPPEKSADLSTEFEDVKTSLRALLGPLPGDDEPVLTRFKYGQTRWDKAEDKLHDLLYVTKWDSSNPNEMAKQYFADRAPDFNGTALYPLFGYVKENLRNMLLPKFTFYWGFITDSSIDSHIFGGIWPEIKGTFFLAVGAMLFAFPLGIVAAVYFTEYANEGWFTSMLRSANNTLAGVPSIVFGLFGLAFFINTLHVSHSKSVLAGSLTLAIMILPTIIRAAEEAILAVPKTYKEASLSLGSTKWNTIMTVILPAALPGILTGGVISLGRAAGETAPIIFTAAVSVGAAVGLGDVLNTPTPALSWNIYNLVSEHEMASQIRYVQYGMVLALISIVLFLNLSAIMWRARISKKLKG, from the coding sequence ATGAACCTCGGAACACGAAAAATACTGGACCGTTCATTCACGGCGGTAGGTATAGGTTCCATCATCGTCATGGCCATGGCGCTACTGGTGGTCATTGTCCCGATTATCTGGAATGGCTCGGGCGCGATTTTCTTCAAGGGGACGATCGAGCACCGGAAGCTGCTCTATAACCACTTCCACCGGGGCGACAAGGCCGAACTCGACCGCGAGATCGCCTCGACCGACAAGTACAGGCAGAAGGTTTACAAAATGGTAGCTGACTTCCAGAAAGAGCTCGACGCCATGCCGCCGGAAAAAAGCGCCGACTTGAGCACCGAGTTCGAGGATGTCAAGACCTCGTTGCGGGCGCTTCTCGGGCCGCTGCCCGGCGATGACGAGCCGGTGCTTACCAGGTTCAAGTACGGACAGACCCGATGGGACAAGGCCGAGGATAAGCTTCACGATCTGCTCTACGTCACCAAGTGGGACAGCTCTAATCCCAACGAAATGGCCAAACAGTACTTTGCCGACAGGGCACCCGATTTCAACGGAACGGCTCTTTATCCGCTGTTCGGCTATGTCAAGGAGAACCTTCGCAACATGCTGCTGCCGAAGTTTACCTTTTACTGGGGTTTTATTACCGACAGCTCCATCGACTCGCATATTTTCGGCGGTATCTGGCCCGAAATCAAGGGCACCTTTTTTCTTGCCGTAGGCGCGATGCTTTTTGCCTTTCCGCTTGGCATCGTCGCCGCGGTTTACTTCACGGAGTACGCCAATGAGGGCTGGTTCACCAGTATGCTGCGCAGCGCCAACAATACGCTGGCCGGTGTGCCGAGCATCGTGTTCGGTCTGTTCGGTCTGGCCTTTTTCATCAATACGCTCCATGTTTCACACTCAAAAAGTGTGCTGGCCGGTTCGCTGACGCTGGCCATCATGATTCTGCCGACCATTATCCGCGCTGCTGAAGAGGCAATTCTTGCCGTGCCGAAGACCTATAAGGAGGCGTCGCTGAGCCTCGGATCGACCAAATGGAACACGATCATGACCGTTATTCTTCCGGCAGCGCTGCCCGGTATTCTGACCGGCGGCGTCATCAGCCTCGGTAGGGCGGCGGGCGAGACCGCGCCCATCATCTTTACGGCTGCGGTGAGCGTCGGGGCGGCGGTCGGACTTGGCGACGTGCTGAACACGCCAACGCCGGCCCTTTCCTGGAATATCTACAATCTTGTAAGCGAGCATGAAATGGCGAGCCAGATCAGATATGTACAGTATGGAATGGTGCTTGCGCTGATCTCCATCGTGCTTTTTCTGAATCTGTCGGCCATCATGTGGCGGGCCAGAATCTCAAAAAAACTTAAAGGTTAA
- the pstB gene encoding phosphate ABC transporter ATP-binding protein PstB yields the protein MQMTAEEKQTSAKIPAERSTCDIYIPPERKAIAGGGKPHVVARDFSIYYGEFEAVKKVNAEILSKYVTAIIGPSGCGKSTFLRAINRMNDLIPNCHTTGALMFDGEDIYGKFTDEVLLRKKIGMVFQKPNPFPKSIFDNIAYGPKLHGIKDKKKLSEIVEKSLRKAALWDEVSDRLDKNALGLSGGQQQRLCVARALAVEPEILLLDEPTSALDPKATAKIEDLIQELRGSYTIMIVTHNMQQASRVSDYTMFFYEGVLVEHAPTTQLFTRPKDSMTEDYITGRFS from the coding sequence ATGCAGATGACAGCAGAAGAAAAGCAAACTTCCGCGAAGATTCCGGCCGAGCGTTCAACATGCGACATTTATATTCCGCCGGAGAGAAAAGCCATAGCGGGCGGGGGCAAGCCACATGTTGTTGCAAGGGATTTTTCCATCTATTACGGTGAGTTCGAGGCTGTAAAAAAAGTCAATGCCGAAATTCTCTCCAAATATGTGACGGCCATTATCGGACCGAGCGGCTGCGGTAAAAGCACCTTCCTTCGCGCGATCAACCGGATGAACGACCTGATTCCGAACTGCCACACCACTGGTGCGCTGATGTTTGATGGCGAGGATATTTATGGCAAGTTCACCGACGAGGTGCTTCTGCGCAAGAAAATCGGCATGGTGTTTCAGAAGCCTAACCCGTTTCCGAAATCGATTTTCGACAATATTGCATACGGCCCGAAACTGCACGGCATCAAGGACAAGAAAAAGCTCTCGGAAATCGTAGAGAAAAGCCTTCGCAAGGCAGCGCTCTGGGATGAGGTGAGCGATCGGCTCGATAAGAACGCACTCGGCCTCAGCGGCGGACAGCAGCAGCGCTTGTGCGTCGCCAGGGCGCTTGCCGTGGAGCCGGAAATTCTGCTGCTTGATGAGCCGACCTCGGCGCTCGACCCGAAGGCAACCGCCAAGATCGAAGACCTTATCCAAGAACTTCGCGGCAGTTACACCATCATGATCGTGACACACAACATGCAGCAGGCGTCGAGGGTATCGGATTACACCATGTTCTTTTATGAAGGCGTACTCGTCGAACATGCGCCCACAACGCAGTTGTTCACCAGGCCCAAAGACAGTATGACCGAAGATTATATAACCGGAAGATTCAGCTAA
- the phoU gene encoding phosphate signaling complex protein PhoU — protein MSERPVHEYIKELSEALVQLSDKVLQNFNEALYAVTHKDVQSARKIRIVDDEIDQTEVKLEERCLAFLALQQPVARDLRTMVTIIKINDDLERIGDLAVHIIERMPALGHEVMERYQFEKMGNLSATMVRKAIEAFVTRDRLLADNVCAMDEDVDAMHRMIFKKVADAMKACNTDTEQLLAVLSVSRYIERMADHATRIAREVIYLVTGEIVRHSDDTFEKLIQSLKD, from the coding sequence ATGTCGGAAAGACCTGTTCACGAGTATATCAAGGAGTTATCGGAAGCCCTTGTCCAGCTTTCTGACAAGGTGTTGCAGAATTTCAACGAAGCGCTCTATGCCGTTACTCACAAGGATGTGCAGAGCGCAAGGAAGATCAGGATCGTTGACGACGAGATCGACCAGACCGAGGTGAAGCTTGAAGAGCGGTGCCTGGCGTTTCTTGCCCTTCAGCAGCCGGTTGCCCGCGACTTGCGCACGATGGTGACGATCATCAAGATCAACGACGACCTCGAGCGTATCGGTGACCTTGCCGTGCACATCATCGAGCGTATGCCAGCGCTTGGCCATGAGGTTATGGAGCGCTACCAGTTTGAAAAGATGGGTAACCTGTCGGCCACCATGGTCAGAAAAGCGATCGAAGCTTTCGTGACCAGAGACCGTTTGCTCGCCGACAACGTGTGTGCGATGGATGAGGATGTCGATGCCATGCACCGCATGATTTTCAAAAAGGTTGCTGATGCCATGAAGGCGTGTAACACCGACACCGAGCAGTTGCTCGCCGTCCTGAGTGTGTCGCGCTACATCGAACGCATGGCCGACCACGCCACCCGGATCGCCCGCGAGGTGATCTACCTGGTTACCGGCGAAATCGTCCGCCACAGCGACGACACCTTCGAAAAACTGATCCAGTCGCTCAAGGACTGA